From the Candidatus Bathyarchaeia archaeon genome, one window contains:
- a CDS encoding DNA-directed RNA polymerase subunit N: protein MIIPVRCFTCGKLIGDKWEEFARRVKTGEDAGDVLDSLGIKRYCCRRMLLSHVEIIDEVLRFYEEAEKRKEARSYYFQQ from the coding sequence ATGATAATACCAGTAAGATGTTTCACATGCGGCAAGCTTATTGGCGATAAATGGGAAGAGTTTGCCAGGAGAGTCAAAACGGGAGAAGATGCTGGCGACGTATTAGATAGTTTAGGAATTAAGAGGTACTGCTGCCGGCGTATGCTTTTGTCCCACGTTGAAATTATAGATGAAGTTTTACGCTTTTATGAGGAAGCTGAAAAAAGAAAAGAGGCTAGGAGCTATTATTTCCAGCAATAA
- the rplM gene encoding 50S ribosomal protein L13 produces the protein MEELKDYTVINAEGLILGRMASIVAKRLLKGEKIAIVNAEKAVISGKKKSRIAEAKEFLEVGHPGKGPFHYRRPDRILRKTIRGMLPYKQPKGKQAFKRLRVFIGVPDELKNAKMETIEEAQAKKLTCPYLTLGELAKEIGWSGE, from the coding sequence ATGGAAGAATTGAAAGACTACACAGTGATAAACGCTGAAGGCTTAATCCTTGGAAGAATGGCAAGCATCGTAGCAAAACGCCTACTTAAGGGCGAAAAAATAGCCATTGTAAATGCTGAAAAAGCCGTAATCTCTGGCAAGAAGAAAAGCAGAATAGCGGAGGCAAAAGAGTTCCTCGAAGTAGGCCATCCTGGAAAGGGCCCATTCCACTACAGAAGGCCGGACAGAATTTTGAGGAAAACTATTAGGGGAATGCTTCCTTACAAGCAGCCTAAAGGCAAACAAGCCTTCAAAAGGCTTAGGGTTTTCATAGGCGTTCCAGACGAGTTGAAAAACGCAAAGATGGAGACAATAGAGGAGGCTCAAGCCAAAAAGTTAACATGCCCCTATCTCACTCTTGGAGAGCTTGCAAAGGAAATAGGCTGGAGCGGAGAATAA
- a CDS encoding 50S ribosomal protein L18e produces the protein MRETKTTNPELIGLIRFLRKQSREHKAKIWKAIAEKLAASRRKRVIVNISRINRYTSKNDTVVVPGKVLGAGELNHPVTVAAFAFSETAKQKIKKARGKCLTIPELVKKNPKGSNVKIIG, from the coding sequence TTGAGGGAAACTAAAACGACAAATCCGGAGCTTATAGGGCTTATTCGCTTCTTAAGAAAGCAGAGCCGTGAACACAAGGCGAAAATATGGAAAGCCATAGCTGAGAAACTGGCGGCTTCAAGGAGAAAGCGAGTAATTGTCAATATAAGCCGAATAAACAGATATACAAGCAAAAACGACACCGTTGTGGTTCCGGGAAAGGTTTTGGGTGCTGGTGAGCTGAATCACCCAGTGACGGTGGCAGCCTTCGCCTTCTCAGAAACTGCCAAGCAGAAAATAAAGAAGGCTAGAGGGAAGTGCCTAACAATACCCGAACTTGTCAAGAAAAATCCGAAAGGCTCAAATGTTAAGATTATAGGGTGA
- the mvk gene encoding mevalonate kinase, translating into MGVVVASAPAKVILFGEHFVVYGEPAIVLAIDKRVYAKVEIRQDKRLFIHSQNLGVSAFFEDDDIKVEKGDLKEAKIKLEPIKCAVEKVLKKAGEKVGLNVEVHSTVPVAAGLGSSAAVASAVAAAVGAALNVEMSKEDVFRIAFEAEKIMHGTPSGVDPAISTYGGTMLFQLDTGFKPLEVKADIPLVIGNTGVERSTRVQVAKVRELRDKYPQIIEPMMRTAREIVLQAVEALRKGDLQTLGELMNINHALLYGLGVSDESLEWLINAARRAGALGAKLTGAGGGGCMIALASMERLEKVLEAVQRAGASAFIARKTDEGVKIESS; encoded by the coding sequence ATGGGGGTAGTTGTCGCCTCAGCTCCCGCGAAAGTGATCCTTTTCGGAGAACACTTCGTCGTCTACGGCGAACCAGCCATAGTCCTAGCCATAGACAAAAGAGTCTACGCAAAGGTTGAAATCCGCCAGGATAAGAGGCTGTTCATCCACTCACAGAACCTCGGCGTGTCAGCCTTCTTCGAGGACGACGACATCAAAGTGGAGAAAGGCGACTTAAAAGAAGCGAAGATAAAACTTGAACCAATAAAATGCGCCGTGGAAAAGGTTCTCAAGAAAGCAGGAGAAAAGGTCGGCTTAAACGTTGAAGTCCACTCAACAGTGCCAGTTGCGGCGGGACTCGGCTCATCAGCGGCGGTAGCTTCGGCCGTGGCAGCGGCTGTTGGCGCGGCGCTAAATGTTGAAATGTCCAAAGAAGACGTTTTCCGCATAGCCTTTGAAGCCGAGAAAATTATGCACGGCACGCCTTCTGGGGTGGATCCGGCAATATCAACCTACGGGGGCACGATGCTTTTCCAATTGGACACGGGGTTTAAACCACTTGAGGTTAAGGCGGATATTCCACTCGTCATCGGCAACACGGGGGTTGAAAGGTCAACACGCGTCCAAGTTGCAAAGGTCCGCGAGTTAAGGGACAAGTATCCACAGATTATCGAGCCCATGATGCGAACAGCCCGTGAGATAGTGCTTCAAGCCGTAGAAGCATTAAGAAAGGGCGATCTCCAAACTCTCGGAGAACTCATGAATATAAACCATGCACTGTTATATGGCCTAGGAGTTTCAGATGAATCCCTCGAGTGGCTCATAAACGCTGCCCGAAGAGCTGGAGCACTAGGCGCAAAACTAACGGGAGCGGGAGGTGGCGGATGTATGATAGCCCTAGCCTCTATGGAGAGACTTGAAAAAGTTTTGGAGGCTGTTCAGAGGGCTGGAGCCAGCGCATTCATAGCCAGAAAGACAGATGAGGGAGTTAAAATTGAGTCAAGCTAA
- a CDS encoding polyprenyl synthetase family protein, which yields MSIEKLLEEKAQLINKAIEKYIPRTFTKNALVFKVNPPRYAYNTEALNKALAEPIWEFLDRGGKRWRPTLFLLICEALGKNPDAYVDYAIIPEVIHNGTLIIDDIEDASEYRRGKPCTYKIYGLDIAVNAGNTMYYLPLLPLMENREKIGAEKLAKIYEIYVQEMINLSLGQAMDIAWHKGLADADQISEEDYLQMCAYKTGTLARMAAKIAAVLADADDELVKRLGVFAESIGVAFQIQDDILDLTGQEFAERKGGRGQDITEGKRTLIVIHTLKIANDEDRKRLIQILRMHTSDQRLRDEAIAIMQKYGSIDYAKNFARRIVEESWSEVEKLLPPSNAKEKLNAFAKFLIERRI from the coding sequence ATGAGCATCGAAAAACTTTTGGAAGAAAAAGCCCAGCTCATAAACAAAGCCATCGAGAAGTATATTCCAAGAACCTTCACGAAAAATGCCCTAGTCTTTAAGGTCAACCCGCCAAGATACGCCTACAATACTGAGGCTCTAAACAAGGCACTAGCCGAACCTATATGGGAGTTCCTAGACAGGGGAGGAAAACGTTGGCGTCCAACATTATTTCTGCTTATATGCGAAGCCCTAGGCAAAAATCCTGACGCTTACGTGGACTACGCCATAATACCGGAGGTTATCCACAACGGAACCCTAATCATAGATGACATAGAAGATGCCTCGGAATATCGTAGAGGGAAACCATGCACCTACAAGATTTACGGATTAGACATAGCCGTAAACGCTGGAAACACCATGTATTATCTGCCACTCTTGCCCCTCATGGAAAACCGTGAAAAAATAGGCGCAGAAAAACTGGCGAAAATATATGAGATTTACGTGCAAGAAATGATAAACCTAAGCCTCGGGCAAGCCATGGACATAGCATGGCACAAAGGTTTGGCTGATGCTGATCAGATAAGCGAGGAAGACTACCTGCAAATGTGCGCCTATAAAACAGGAACCCTGGCAAGGATGGCGGCTAAAATCGCCGCAGTGCTAGCTGATGCAGACGACGAGCTCGTTAAGAGGCTTGGAGTTTTCGCGGAAAGCATAGGCGTAGCCTTCCAAATCCAAGATGACATTTTAGACCTAACCGGACAAGAGTTTGCGGAAAGGAAAGGAGGAAGAGGACAAGACATAACTGAGGGGAAAAGAACATTAATCGTAATTCACACACTAAAAATTGCAAATGACGAGGATAGAAAGAGGCTTATCCAAATTTTGAGAATGCACACTTCAGATCAGAGACTTAGAGATGAGGCAATAGCTATAATGCAGAAATATGGGTCAATAGACTATGCTAAAAACTTCGCAAGAAGGATTGTTGAAGAAAGCTGGAGCGAAGTGGAAAAGCTTCTTCCGCCATCAAACGCAAAGGAAAAGTTAAACGCCTTCGCAAAATTCCTTATTGAAAGAAGAATATAA
- a CDS encoding 30S ribosomal protein S9 — MPVPKKVLVVSGKRKTAIARAVVRPGIGRIRINRIPLEIYEPEVARLKIMEPLILAGDEVWKQLDIDVKVWGGGYMGQAEAARMAIANAILKWTKSTQLRTAFVEYDRTMVVGDPRRKEPKKFGGPGARARAQKSYR, encoded by the coding sequence ATGCCAGTACCAAAAAAGGTTTTAGTTGTAAGCGGGAAAAGAAAAACAGCCATAGCAAGAGCCGTAGTCAGACCGGGAATAGGCAGAATAAGGATCAATCGAATACCATTAGAGATATACGAGCCTGAGGTTGCCCGCCTGAAAATAATGGAACCCCTTATATTGGCTGGAGATGAAGTGTGGAAGCAATTGGACATAGACGTGAAAGTTTGGGGCGGAGGCTACATGGGACAGGCAGAAGCAGCTAGAATGGCCATAGCAAATGCCATACTGAAGTGGACGAAGAGCACACAATTACGCACAGCCTTCGTGGAGTATGACAGAACAATGGTGGTCGGAGACCCACGGAGAAAGGAACCCAAAAAGTTTGGAGGGCCGGGAGCAAGAGCCAGAGCCCAGAAAAGCTACAGGTAA
- the rpsB gene encoding 30S ribosomal protein S2, protein MSDEETRKEKLEEETGVSAEEELLLPRDALLSAGIHIGTRMKTRDMEQFIYRVRPDGLFVLDIKKTDERIRVAAKFLARFDPSRVAAAAARLYAQEPVRKFCELTGATPVVGRFIPGLLSNPLYPNRIEPDVIIVSDPRADSQAVKEAAAVGIPVVALCSTDNDFSGIDLVIPTNNKGRRALAVIYWLLARQVLRERGELPPDKDPPLTIEDFEAKISKEEEES, encoded by the coding sequence TTGAGCGACGAAGAAACAAGAAAAGAGAAACTTGAAGAGGAAACGGGGGTAAGCGCTGAAGAAGAGCTTTTACTGCCGCGAGACGCATTATTGTCGGCTGGAATACATATAGGAACCAGAATGAAAACACGGGATATGGAACAGTTCATATATCGTGTCAGGCCAGATGGACTTTTCGTGCTTGACATTAAAAAGACGGATGAACGTATAAGAGTTGCAGCCAAGTTTTTGGCAAGGTTTGACCCCTCGAGAGTGGCGGCTGCAGCTGCAAGGCTTTACGCCCAAGAACCCGTTAGAAAGTTCTGCGAACTAACAGGAGCTACGCCTGTTGTGGGACGCTTTATTCCAGGATTGCTTTCCAATCCGCTGTACCCAAACCGCATCGAGCCAGACGTTATAATAGTTTCCGATCCTAGAGCCGACTCTCAGGCTGTGAAGGAAGCTGCAGCAGTAGGTATTCCCGTGGTGGCCTTGTGTAGCACCGACAATGACTTTTCCGGAATCGACCTTGTGATTCCCACAAATAATAAGGGTAGAAGGGCGTTGGCTGTCATATATTGGCTTCTTGCCAGACAGGTTCTTAGGGAAAGAGGCGAGCTTCCACCAGATAAGGATCCGCCATTAACGATTGAAGACTTTGAGGCTAAAATCTCTAAGGAAGAAGAGGAGAGCTAG
- the amrB gene encoding AmmeMemoRadiSam system protein B — protein MAKVRHPCQAGAFYAGTTEDLKRQIEKCFLHELGPGKIPSIAEVGARRIVGLVCPHAGYMYSGPVAAHAYYNLALDGKPDVVVIFGPNHTGYGSALAIMNEGIWRTPLGDVEVDSETANQIVKESRIVDVDDIAHRYEHSIEVQLPFLQYLFGSKFKIVPICFLMQDLHSSVEVGQATAKVLAGKNAVIIASSDMTHYEPHKVAERKDKLALQAVVEMDEAKFYSTIETHRITACGYGPIVALIAAAKALGAKEAKLLCYKTSGDVSGDYSAVVGYAAVQFTK, from the coding sequence ATGGCGAAGGTTAGGCATCCATGCCAAGCCGGAGCCTTCTACGCTGGAACAACTGAAGACCTAAAAAGACAAATTGAAAAATGTTTTCTCCACGAACTTGGCCCCGGAAAAATCCCATCAATTGCCGAGGTTGGGGCTAGACGAATAGTTGGGCTTGTCTGCCCCCACGCCGGCTATATGTATTCCGGCCCCGTGGCAGCCCACGCCTACTACAATCTAGCATTGGATGGAAAGCCAGATGTTGTGGTTATTTTCGGGCCAAACCACACTGGCTATGGAAGTGCTTTAGCCATCATGAACGAGGGCATCTGGCGCACACCTCTAGGCGATGTGGAAGTTGATAGCGAAACCGCAAACCAGATCGTCAAGGAATCCCGCATAGTCGATGTTGATGACATTGCCCACCGTTATGAACACTCAATCGAAGTTCAGCTTCCATTCTTGCAGTATCTTTTCGGCTCAAAGTTTAAGATTGTGCCAATATGCTTCTTGATGCAGGACTTGCATTCCTCCGTCGAGGTTGGACAAGCCACAGCTAAGGTTTTGGCCGGAAAGAACGCTGTGATAATAGCTTCTTCGGATATGACCCACTATGAGCCCCACAAAGTGGCGGAGCGAAAAGATAAGCTGGCTCTCCAAGCTGTTGTGGAGATGGATGAGGCGAAATTTTATTCGACAATCGAAACGCATCGAATAACCGCATGCGGTTATGGCCCCATCGTTGCCCTTATCGCAGCGGCAAAGGCGTTGGGAGCGAAAGAGGCAAAATTATTATGCTATAAAACCAGTGGAGATGTTAGCGGCGACTACTCAGCCGTCGTTGGGTATGCCGCCGTGCAATTCACAAAATAG
- a CDS encoding 30S ribosomal protein S11 translates to MSSSGTTSTTKKTEKWGVVHIYSSYNNTIVHITDLSGAETIARTSGGMFVKADRLESSPYAAMRAATAAAEIAKDKGITAIHIKVRAPGGTGPRTPGPGAQAAIRALARAGFRIGRIEEVTPIPHDGTRRPGGRRGRRV, encoded by the coding sequence ATGAGCAGCAGCGGAACAACCTCCACAACAAAGAAAACCGAAAAGTGGGGCGTAGTCCACATTTACAGCTCCTACAACAACACGATAGTGCACATAACCGATCTTTCAGGAGCAGAAACCATAGCCCGCACATCCGGAGGAATGTTCGTAAAAGCCGACAGACTAGAGTCCTCGCCCTACGCTGCCATGCGCGCAGCCACAGCAGCTGCGGAAATAGCCAAAGACAAAGGGATAACCGCCATCCACATAAAAGTTAGAGCGCCAGGCGGAACAGGACCGAGAACGCCTGGACCAGGCGCTCAGGCGGCTATAAGAGCCCTTGCAAGGGCTGGCTTTAGAATAGGCCGAATAGAAGAGGTTACGCCCATACCCCACGATGGCACACGAAGACCCGGCGGTAGGAGAGGCAGAAGAGTCTAA
- a CDS encoding isopentenyl phosphate kinase: MSQAKPTILKIGGSVITDKSKEMSVRMDIISRLADEILEADPKSLIIVHGGGSFGHPVAQKYAIKEGFKDPSQIIGFAETHHVMTVLNGLFMDALIWRGIPAVSITPSSCILTKNGRIACFEDALLKRLLEMGFIPVLYGDAVLDTELGFTILSGDQITAFLALRLNAKNVVIGVDVDGLYDQDPKINAEAKMFERLTLDELTRIKGNLGGSNACDITGGMSSKINELIPVIERGIPVLIVNASKPKYIYKALKGEKVRGTLIEKE, encoded by the coding sequence TTGAGTCAAGCTAAACCAACAATCTTGAAGATAGGCGGCTCAGTCATAACAGACAAAAGCAAAGAAATGAGTGTACGCATGGACATCATAAGCCGCCTAGCCGACGAAATCCTAGAGGCAGACCCGAAAAGCCTAATAATAGTGCATGGCGGAGGAAGTTTCGGCCACCCAGTAGCCCAGAAATATGCAATAAAAGAGGGGTTCAAAGATCCTTCCCAAATTATAGGATTTGCGGAAACACATCACGTCATGACGGTGCTTAATGGACTTTTTATGGATGCATTGATTTGGCGTGGTATACCCGCCGTAAGCATAACCCCCTCATCCTGCATATTAACCAAAAATGGCAGAATAGCGTGTTTTGAAGACGCCCTATTGAAAAGGCTTTTGGAAATGGGGTTTATTCCGGTTCTTTATGGAGATGCTGTCCTTGACACGGAACTAGGGTTTACGATATTGTCTGGAGATCAAATAACGGCATTTTTGGCTTTGAGGCTAAACGCAAAAAACGTTGTTATAGGCGTGGATGTGGACGGCCTCTATGATCAAGATCCAAAAATCAACGCGGAAGCTAAAATGTTTGAACGCTTAACGTTAGACGAGCTTACGAGAATCAAAGGGAACCTTGGAGGTTCAAACGCGTGCGACATAACCGGTGGGATGTCCAGCAAAATCAACGAACTAATACCAGTCATAGAGCGGGGAATCCCCGTTTTAATCGTTAATGCTTCAAAGCCAAAATACATTTACAAAGCCCTTAAAGGAGAAAAAGTGAGGGGCACACTCATAGAGAAGGAATGA
- the fni gene encoding type 2 isopentenyl-diphosphate Delta-isomerase, with translation MAEKTQKRKADHIRIATTYNVQARKNTTGFEDVYLVHKALPEIDKEKIDLATNVFNHRFSAPIMVSAITGGTGEAKRINAAIATVVEELGLGMGVGSQRAALEDRRLERTFTIVRRKAPTAFLVANIGGVQLVRGYGLKEVRRAIEMIDADAIAIHLNPLQEAVQPEGETSFQGVLERIGEIAKEIDKPVIVKETGAGIAAEEARRLEAVGVGGIDVGGAGGTSFAAVEFFRARGERNFHRRRLGDVFWDWGIPTAISLVEVVQTVKIPVIASGGIRSGLDVAKALALGASLASLAQPVLQAAVEGGVKKTRKMLAMLIEELKNAMFLVGAEKPQRLQRVPVVITGKTAEWLRLRGFDVESYARRSSVQA, from the coding sequence TTGGCTGAAAAAACACAAAAAAGGAAAGCAGACCACATTCGGATAGCCACAACCTACAATGTTCAAGCAAGAAAAAACACCACGGGATTTGAGGACGTCTACCTCGTTCATAAAGCCCTACCGGAGATCGACAAGGAGAAAATAGATTTAGCGACAAACGTTTTCAATCATAGATTTTCAGCGCCAATAATGGTGAGCGCCATCACAGGTGGAACAGGCGAAGCCAAAAGGATCAATGCAGCAATCGCCACAGTTGTAGAGGAACTGGGACTTGGAATGGGTGTTGGAAGCCAAAGAGCCGCGCTAGAGGATAGACGCCTCGAAAGAACCTTCACAATCGTCAGGAGAAAAGCGCCAACAGCCTTTTTGGTGGCGAACATAGGTGGAGTGCAGCTTGTCCGTGGATATGGCCTAAAAGAAGTTCGGAGGGCTATTGAAATGATTGATGCAGACGCCATCGCAATCCACTTAAATCCACTTCAGGAGGCTGTTCAGCCAGAAGGCGAAACAAGCTTTCAAGGAGTCCTTGAAAGGATAGGAGAAATAGCGAAAGAAATCGATAAACCAGTAATAGTTAAGGAAACAGGTGCCGGGATAGCCGCTGAAGAGGCAAGAAGGCTGGAGGCTGTGGGCGTGGGAGGCATAGATGTGGGCGGTGCTGGCGGTACAAGCTTTGCGGCAGTGGAATTCTTCCGCGCTAGAGGCGAAAGAAACTTTCACCGTCGAAGACTCGGCGACGTTTTCTGGGACTGGGGCATACCTACAGCCATAAGCCTAGTGGAGGTTGTTCAAACAGTGAAAATCCCAGTCATAGCCTCAGGTGGAATACGCAGCGGGTTGGATGTAGCTAAAGCGCTGGCTCTTGGAGCGAGCTTAGCAAGCCTCGCCCAACCAGTTTTGCAGGCGGCAGTGGAGGGGGGCGTCAAGAAAACAAGGAAAATGTTGGCTATGCTGATTGAAGAGTTGAAGAATGCCATGTTCTTGGTTGGAGCTGAAAAACCGCAACGGTTACAGAGGGTGCCCGTGGTTATAACGGGGAAAACTGCTGAATGGTTAAGGCTGAGAGGATTTGATGTTGAGTCTTACGCTAGGAGGAGCAGTGTCCAAGCATGA
- a CDS encoding DNA-directed RNA polymerase subunit D yields the protein MEVKVLEKDELNMRLLIKGVDTSFINALRRNVLAEVPCMAIDEVVIIENSSVLNDEIIAHRLGLIPLKTDLDSYNLPEECPCKSEFGCNLCRVTLTLDREAKEGTITVYSGDLVSENPNIVPISDRIPIVKLAKGQKLRLEAYARLGRGKDHAKWQPVSTCAYKYLPKITIHKSCDACGKCVEICPRKVFAQRGGKIEVRDLLACTLCQDCMDACPKNPPAIEIEWERDIFIFNLESTGALPPERIMMEAVKVLKKHLTEFMSQIEVQKLEGN from the coding sequence GTGGAAGTAAAAGTGTTAGAGAAAGACGAGTTAAACATGCGCCTCCTAATAAAGGGAGTGGACACTTCGTTCATAAACGCCCTTAGGAGAAACGTTCTAGCCGAAGTTCCATGCATGGCAATAGACGAAGTGGTAATAATTGAAAACTCATCCGTGCTCAACGATGAAATAATAGCCCATAGGCTCGGGCTCATACCCCTAAAAACGGATCTAGACAGCTACAACCTTCCAGAAGAGTGCCCGTGCAAAAGCGAGTTTGGATGCAACCTATGCCGAGTAACATTGACGCTGGATCGGGAAGCAAAGGAGGGAACCATAACTGTTTACTCGGGCGATCTTGTCTCCGAAAACCCGAACATAGTGCCCATAAGCGATAGAATCCCCATAGTCAAGCTTGCAAAGGGGCAAAAGTTGAGGCTTGAAGCCTACGCAAGGCTTGGAAGAGGAAAAGACCATGCGAAATGGCAGCCTGTCTCCACATGCGCCTACAAATACCTCCCAAAGATAACCATTCACAAAAGCTGCGACGCTTGCGGAAAATGTGTTGAAATATGCCCCAGAAAAGTTTTCGCCCAAAGAGGTGGAAAAATAGAGGTTCGCGATTTACTTGCATGCACTCTCTGTCAAGACTGTATGGACGCTTGTCCCAAAAACCCGCCAGCCATAGAAATCGAATGGGAAAGAGACATTTTCATATTTAACCTAGAATCCACAGGAGCCCTTCCACCAGAAAGAATAATGATGGAGGCCGTTAAGGTCTTGAAGAAACACTTGACGGAGTTCATGTCCCAAATTGAGGTGCAGAAGCTTGAGGGAAACTAA
- the eno gene encoding phosphopyruvate hydratase, producing the protein MSTVIEDVIARKVFNSRGEETIEVDVITTSGFGRASAPEGKSRGKAEVTYYPKGGVDEAVRKVEELIAPELVGLNADFQEEIDRTLHEIDNTKDFRIIGGNTAFAVSLASAEAAANSYGLPLFQYLGGYAARELPYPLGNVISGGSHTSGKAPDIQEFLVLPVGAKSFLEAAEANVKVHRKVKEILEKKDKLFTCGKSDEGAWTANITNTEALEILAKACEEISKEVNFKCRPGIDVAASTLWSSKTKKYVYEREGKELDSGEQLEFIKQLVEKYHLAYVEDPFHDEDYESFAELIRKVKDCIVCGDDLFATNAERLAHGIKMHAANAIIIKVNQVGTLTDALETIETARRAGYIPVMSHRSGDTCDWHIAHLAVAFKCPIIKTGVVEGARIAKINELIRVEEFLGDRAKMAELQIS; encoded by the coding sequence ATGTCCACGGTTATTGAGGATGTGATTGCAAGAAAAGTTTTCAACAGCCGCGGAGAAGAAACAATAGAAGTTGACGTCATAACAACCTCCGGTTTTGGAAGAGCCTCCGCCCCCGAGGGAAAAAGCCGGGGGAAGGCGGAGGTCACGTATTACCCAAAGGGCGGGGTTGACGAAGCCGTAAGGAAAGTTGAGGAGCTTATAGCCCCGGAGCTTGTGGGGTTAAATGCTGACTTCCAAGAGGAGATAGACAGAACTCTTCACGAGATAGACAATACAAAGGACTTTAGGATAATCGGGGGAAACACGGCCTTTGCTGTTTCCTTGGCAAGCGCTGAAGCAGCTGCAAACTCGTATGGATTGCCCCTATTTCAGTATCTAGGGGGTTACGCAGCCCGCGAACTTCCATACCCCCTTGGAAACGTTATTAGCGGGGGAAGCCATACAAGCGGCAAGGCTCCAGACATTCAAGAGTTCCTAGTTTTGCCCGTAGGGGCGAAATCATTTCTGGAGGCAGCTGAAGCAAACGTGAAAGTTCATAGAAAAGTCAAGGAGATTCTAGAGAAGAAAGACAAACTGTTCACCTGTGGAAAAAGCGATGAAGGCGCATGGACGGCAAACATCACAAACACCGAAGCGCTGGAAATTCTTGCAAAGGCTTGCGAAGAAATAAGTAAGGAGGTAAACTTCAAGTGCCGCCCGGGCATTGACGTGGCAGCATCAACCCTCTGGAGCAGCAAGACCAAGAAATATGTCTATGAGAGGGAAGGAAAGGAGCTGGATTCCGGAGAACAGTTAGAGTTCATTAAACAGCTCGTCGAGAAATACCATCTAGCCTACGTGGAAGATCCCTTCCACGATGAGGATTATGAAAGCTTTGCAGAGCTAATCAGAAAAGTGAAAGACTGTATAGTTTGTGGAGACGACCTTTTCGCAACAAACGCTGAAAGATTAGCCCATGGAATAAAAATGCATGCAGCCAACGCCATCATAATAAAGGTGAACCAAGTGGGAACATTAACAGACGCTTTAGAGACCATCGAGACTGCTAGAAGAGCTGGATACATCCCAGTCATGTCCCATCGCTCCGGAGACACATGCGACTGGCACATAGCCCACTTGGCCGTAGCCTTTAAATGTCCAATAATAAAGACTGGGGTGGTGGAAGGGGCCAGAATAGCAAAAATAAACGAGTTAATAAGGGTGGAAGAGTTTTTAGGGGACAGAGCTAAAATGGCTGAACTTCAAATATCATGA